The nucleotide window gtttcattttaaaatatattattttatgtaaaGAAAATAAGCATGTATGTcttcatttataatatacagtatatttttattagtGCATTTTATactacaaaaaaaaaaaaaaagtaataaataaataataaaataaaaatatatattttatattattaaaataaaatatatatgttttctttttttaagaatTGTTACCATATGTTACATGTTATACTAATATACTTGATATTAAAATTACAAGACGacacattttttataaacatttatatagtaaaaaatattaatccgtactatattatatttttttatttatattatatatataatgattaatatataaaaattgtgTATCCATTACATGTGTTGAAGgattaatatttattctacagtttattatatatatatttatatataatatatttttttattttttaatcctaatatattaatatttatggaattttatattacatcAGATAAATAGTTACTATGTGTAAAGtttctattatatattttttttatgaaaaaaaaaaaaaaaaacgtAAAATAGAAATGTGTAGaatcttttttataaatacttataaaaaagtgtattcatattatattttattatattttattatattatatatatatatatatatatatatatttgcaATGACAaaatatgatttatataaaaacataattattcactaattctttttaaaaattatatcaaaacaattttatttaatttgcttttgataatattttttttgttttttttcttttgtaaGTTAAAAAATTTCGTTAAAATGTGGTTATCAACATTTCTAGCCTTACTTATTTTTGTGGAATGTGTTATAGTTGTGTATATACCAGCATATATAGAAAGTAAATTATCaaaaattaagaaaaacagattttttaatatgGAAAATTTTGAAAACATAGCAAGTGGTATGTAAATTAAAtagaaattttttttttttaaatagtTTTACaaattcatattatattttgtattatgaatttattattatttatttgtttttctttttttttaattagGCGCGATATTAGCTTTAGCCTTTTTGCATATGCTACCAGAAGTTATAATTTTATccaacaaaaaaaatatgaatctgtattatatttttatattagtACTTGTATCTGTAActtttttgaatataacGGATATACTATATGATCATCACTTTGAAAGTACTTTTGATGTTAATTGTACACTAGCATGTGAAAATTCAAACAATcaaattaaaaacataaacgataaagaaattactacaaattatatagaCATAAAATCAAATGAAGTTATAGATTTAGAATTGAAGGCAatggataataatattaataacaacaacaacaataataataataataataaaaccGATCCATGTAAAactaatatattttttgaaatatttaaatcaaactctttttttattgttttaaGCCTTTTTATACATTCTTTTATAGAAGGtaattctttaaaaaaaaaataatattaatttgttatatgtaaatttattttttttttatttaaaaaaaaaaaaggcAAAATCATATActaacatatatatttatatatatatatataatatataagaaaaatacagtttatatacttttacaaatttatattataatttttagttatcatttataaataacaacatatatgttatatgtatatatatatatatatatatttatttgatttattaGGCTTACTTATGGGAAGTctaaaagataaaaatgCTATTATAATCGTAGGACTCTCAATGTTAGCTCATAAATGGGCTGAATGTTTAATAGTTTATAAGAATGTTGTTACCAAAATAGaagtaaaatattaaaaattgaACTATATACGTTAtagtttttatatattttcttatttaatttttatttatctttttgtctatatttaaattaatatacataaatacatatcaacataataatttattattttatatactccttaattttttgtttatttagAATCCTTTACTAGCAAGCATATATGCTTGGTCTTTTATCTTATCTTTACCATTAGGAGTTTTTATTGCAATATTTTCCTTCCCTTcaagtaataataaaaataaaaataaaccAACACAATATTCAGGAATGATTCataacatttattttttcattttattaatttaacAGATGAATTTGtagaaataatttttaGTTCAATTGCTTGTGGTTTTTTTCTGTATCTTTCCTTTAACGTAAGTTTTcgtttttttaattatttaattcaaaaataaatgaaaaagaaaaacaatACATcgattataatattatttacaaatacgtgatgtattttttatagaTGACtaaggaaataaaaataacaaagAGTAATAAGCATTTCATATCTTTTAGTTATTTCCTTGGAGTTGGAGGCATGTCAGCATTGATGacattatttaattcttttgaaagtaataatataatatagagACAGCtacaattatattttttttaatattgtCCTTATCtatttatacattataATTTCAAACATTCGGAATTGTGATTATGTTACTACCATAagaaataagaaaatatttattttcgTTTTTAATGTTCTCTTATTAAATATGCCtcaataaaatatatatttgattttatatataattttcaatattttgaaattgtatattttattattatttttttacgTTTCCGTATGAATCTAATAAGTACACATATTATTCTTCGAATTTGATTTTACAccaatttttatataaatacatttttaataaacaataatcattaaaaaaaaatatatgtaataaatatatattttttttattcatatttatgCTATTGAAAAATTCTgcaatttttttttttgaaaacataaaaaaaaaaaaaaaaacgaaCAAATTTTTTAACCATTGTGTTTAcacaattaaaaaatacatatgttcaaattacaaatatatatttttaaaccTATAATTTCATAAACACATcgatataaataatgaaatttttatttacaaataaaaCCTTTGCATTTcgaaaaaaattaattgtTATACTGTTCTATGCAACTATAATTCTTTTGTTGtcttataattattattagatatataatactttaaaaagaaaaaaaggGTTCTTTAACTTCAAGTATATTATagatattatttatataccATAAGTAAATTGTcttaaacatatatttatccaCAAAGGTTTTTCTAATAATacttttaattatatatatttctaattatatttttttttcatttatttttggaacatttttttcttatataatattaaaaggaATTATAAATACCACTTGTCGATTATGTTAaggtatattttttcattattttcatatttgttaaagagaatttcttttatttctattactaatatgttattattttttattcattaataataaaaataagaagTTCATGATGAAATACTAAaatttttctatttataaataaatttgtagaaaataatttaaactaatatacataaaagaaaaaatgtataatatcAATATTCAATTACATAAAACTATAGAActccttttttttcaacTTGTTActtttaatatgtatatttttttaatattttatagaataaatatatatatgaatatttttttttctcatttatttatactctctaaaaaattatatattgtacgaatgcataaaaaaaattaatgaatctatatatgtattttttttttttttttttattgatCTCTTAATTTATGaactttttaattttcggtaataatattaaaaggTTGTATTCCTATTACAATGTatcagaaaaaaaatattattcttGAAAAAAGTCATTTTTATAGtagatataaaataaaagacAATTTTACACATAATatctttaaatattaatttataagATTTACAAAAATAGTACATTTTTTTACTAAAATTCCATATATactaatatataatttcaaaaagaaatattattctttcatttatattcataGTGTAAAATTACTTTTGAAATATTCTAAAGAAAAATACAAAAGAATACTGggaattatataaatatttatatctcATAAACGTTagaataatttaaattataattaattattcATTAAATCACATATTACatcttatattttaaattgataatagaatatttatgtaatataatttacTTATGGCGAAAAAGGGAATCTTGAATAATTCCAATGGTAAAATTGTACTTgaagaaaattttttatgtattcAAATAAAACTGTAGTCAGCCACGTTATATTCTttctatataataagatatAAAAGGTGACTATTTAACAATTATAAACTTTAATATTTCCTGCAATACCAAAAGAATTTTAAAATctcaaaaatattaattatgtttatttatataattataaaaaccatacatatatatatattaaaatgcataatataaaattaaattaatacCTATGAATCAATGAAAGtttcatttattaatataaataattttaaaatatataatatgaaatatcTAAATTAGTATACACACAAaattattcaaataattttatatagtaattaatttaaaaaattaaataatatataatatttaactaataaaaatatattaaaacaataacataaatatataattaattaaaaaatacaatattaaattaataaataaaataaatatattgttatataattttaatctattaaaattaaataaatactaataaataaatataattttaataaagtatatataaaataaataaaatatatattatataatttaaacatgaaattaaaaaaagataaatacaatattatagaattaaaatataaattaatataaaaataaataataatacacattatataatttaaatataataaaaataaataataaaataaataataataccatattatattatttaaatataataaaaataaataataaaataaataataatacatattatattatttaaatataataaaaataaataataaaataaataaataataatacaaatactatttatttaaatataataataataaataataaaataaataataatacatattaatattatttaaatataataaaaataaataataaaataaataaataataatacaaatactatttatttaaatataataataataaataataaaataaataaataataatacaaatattatttatttaaatataataaaaataaataataataaattttaaatattaatataataaaattaattaaaaataaaataaaaataataaaaatattaagttaatatattaaatttaattaaacaaaataataattaaataaattatattattaaattaatatattaatttaaaaaatgaataaataatatactataattaatataaaataaaattaaattaaataaaaataaatataatatatataatttaaatcttataaataaataatataatttaataaataaattaattaaataattaattaattaaattaatataatataataaaatatatataattattttattataattgtttaataataatatttttaattatatattaatttaatataataaataaaataattatatttattaattacttataatattattaatttaattaatttaattttaataaatataattttataatttgaaaataatataatattattaatatattatttaaataatggcatattaattaatt belongs to Plasmodium reichenowi strain SY57 chromosome 10, whole genome shotgun sequence and includes:
- a CDS encoding zinc transporter, putative produces the protein MWLSTFLALLIFVECVIVVYIPAYIESKLSKIKKNRFFNMENFENIASGAILALAFLHMLPEVIILSNKKNMNLYYIFILVLVSVTFLNITDILYDHHFESTFDVNCTLACENSNNQIKNINDKEITTNYIDIKSNEVIDLELKAMDNNINNNNNNNNNNNKTDPCKTNIFFEIFKSNSFFIVLSLFIHSFIEGLLMGSLKDKNAIIIVGLSMLAHKWAECLIVYKNVVTKIENPLLASIYAWSFILSLPLGVFIAIFSFPSNEFVEIIFSSIACGFFLYLSFNMTKEIKITKSNKHFISFSYFLGVGGMSALMTLFNSFESNNII